The following coding sequences are from one Streptomyces sp. V3I7 window:
- a CDS encoding FG-GAP repeat protein, whose translation MATVLGVGGPALPLATPAAAAVTGKSATADDFDGDGFADLVVATPKATVNGRTQAGQLTVLYGSASGVSPSRSAAISQNTPGVPGAPEAYDTFGSSYATGDLNGDGFTDLAVGVPAEKSDGADFGIVQILWGGPKGLVHGALTLYGASGANSAYRYGTALAVGDFDGDGRDQLAVTGFAGVSVFGDGFTRTAAPARTELPTAAPSSSVYRGTASVAAGDFDGDGADDLAVSGDSDIENDEPGVWLGYYAGGAAGGAMTFTENPASVPLSAAHVRAAGDLDRDGHDDLITYGSGPSEAGTVAVHYGGPGGIPGSSRSTLIDQDTAGVAGVGESGDAFGAGVSVGDVTGDGYPDVAVGAPGEDVGTVVDAGAVWLLKGSASGLTGTGAKSFTQDTAGVAGVTEDWDRFGSAVRLQDLNRDGHADLTTAASGEDVFDDGAHDADGANWVLRGGGSGLTTSGAVAFNEKAFGLTYRDKSFGSVLGH comes from the coding sequence CCGGCCCTGCCCCTCGCTACGCCCGCCGCCGCTGCCGTCACGGGCAAGAGCGCCACAGCCGACGACTTCGACGGCGACGGGTTCGCGGACCTGGTGGTCGCCACCCCCAAGGCGACGGTGAACGGGCGGACGCAGGCAGGGCAGTTGACCGTGCTGTACGGCTCCGCCTCCGGCGTCTCGCCGAGCCGTTCCGCCGCGATCAGCCAGAACACGCCGGGAGTGCCCGGCGCGCCGGAGGCGTACGACACGTTCGGCTCGTCCTACGCCACGGGCGACCTGAACGGCGACGGCTTCACCGATCTGGCGGTGGGCGTACCGGCCGAGAAGTCGGACGGAGCCGACTTCGGCATCGTCCAGATCCTGTGGGGCGGCCCCAAGGGGCTCGTCCACGGCGCGCTGACCCTGTACGGGGCCTCGGGCGCGAACTCCGCCTACCGGTACGGAACCGCGCTCGCGGTCGGCGACTTCGACGGTGACGGCCGCGACCAGCTCGCCGTGACGGGCTTCGCCGGGGTGTCGGTGTTCGGCGACGGGTTCACGCGGACGGCGGCTCCGGCCCGGACCGAGCTACCGACGGCCGCGCCCTCCTCCTCCGTGTACCGGGGGACCGCGTCGGTCGCGGCGGGTGACTTCGACGGGGACGGCGCCGACGACCTCGCCGTGTCCGGAGACAGCGACATCGAGAACGACGAGCCCGGCGTGTGGCTCGGCTACTACGCGGGCGGGGCCGCCGGTGGCGCCATGACGTTCACCGAGAACCCCGCCTCCGTGCCCCTGAGCGCCGCGCACGTGCGCGCGGCGGGCGACCTCGACCGGGACGGTCACGACGACCTGATCACCTACGGTTCCGGTCCCTCCGAGGCGGGCACCGTCGCCGTCCACTACGGCGGCCCCGGCGGCATACCCGGCAGCTCCCGCAGCACCCTGATCGACCAGGACACGGCGGGCGTTGCGGGGGTCGGCGAGTCGGGCGACGCCTTCGGCGCAGGCGTCAGTGTCGGCGACGTCACGGGTGACGGCTACCCGGACGTCGCGGTGGGCGCGCCCGGCGAGGACGTCGGCACCGTCGTCGACGCGGGAGCGGTCTGGCTGCTCAAGGGCTCGGCCTCCGGCCTCACCGGCACCGGGGCCAAGTCCTTCACGCAGGACACCGCCGGAGTCGCCGGTGTAACCGAGGACTGGGACCGGTTCGGCAGCGCCGTACGTCTTCAGGACCTGAACCGCGACGGCCACGCCGACCTCACCACCGCCGCCTCCGGCGAGGACGTCTTCGACGACGGCGCCCACGACGCCGACGGCGCGAACTGGGTTCTGCGGGGCGGCGGTTCGGGCCTGACGACCTCCGGTGCGGTGGCCTTCAACGAGAAGGCGTTCGGCCTGACCTACCGCGACAAGTCCTTCGGCTCGGTGCTCGGACACTGA